From the genome of Archaeoglobus neptunius, one region includes:
- a CDS encoding desulfoferrodoxin: MTEILQVYKCMVCGNIVEVVHAGRGQLVCCGQPMKLMEIKKTDEGKEKHLPVIERSDGKVVVKVGSVPHPMEDVHFIEWIELLVDGFVYRKQLKPGDRPEAEFSVEGEKLSARAYCNVHGLWQQ; the protein is encoded by the coding sequence ATGACGGAAATTCTGCAGGTGTATAAATGCATGGTTTGTGGAAATATTGTGGAGGTCGTGCATGCCGGTAGAGGGCAGCTTGTCTGTTGCGGACAGCCTATGAAGCTGATGGAAATAAAAAAGACCGATGAGGGGAAGGAGAAGCATTTACCGGTAATAGAAAGGTCGGATGGCAAGGTTGTCGTAAAGGTCGGGAGTGTTCCACACCCCATGGAAGACGTCCATTTCATCGAGTGGATCGAGCTTCTGGTGGATGGATTTGTCTACAGAAAGCAGCTAAAACCGGGGGATAGGCCTGAGGCAGAGTTCAGTGTTGAAGGTGAAAAGCTGTCCGCTAGGGCATACTGTAACGTTCACGGACTCTGGCAGCAATGA